From the genome of Tachysurus fulvidraco isolate hzauxx_2018 chromosome 20, HZAU_PFXX_2.0, whole genome shotgun sequence, one region includes:
- the pla2g3 gene encoding group 3 secretory phospholipase A2, producing the protein MNGLCLSLLILSLVLVFFYFSAAGHFWTSGRNSYFCLWTNSISNGQTHYMFLHQTTVGKERSFVLFDSIWNKENSLIECITSNNHAVIKSFSSKCWKDRSRLFSDIPDGRFNISKLIEPDGLCVDVGHLPELRLPVRRKRDNEYKDSKTVYQNNGETFQKPKRSKRAWMIPGTLWCGSGNKASDFSDLGLFEDTDKCCREHDHCEQTISSFQFGYGVFNSHFFTLSHCNCDSKFRRCLHNANDRMSDMVGYGYFNVLKMRCFEFSQRLECAERTWWGMCKHSHMTTYALLRDATDYNSTLLEDDKLDLSIHHTVSFGELTVTNDWVMSSDIVTEDARKKHSSMTVPQSVTVNRSQLPKLHEETLMTHITYSSKTEKTDSEQKQTTVSLKSVITNSPVTKTIDRTTDSTNPVITDSTNTAITDLTKTEVTDSTNPVITDLTKTEATDSTNPAITDLTKTEATDSTRTEATDSTNPVITDSTKTEATDSTKTEATDSTNPAITDSTKTEATDSNPAITDSTKTEATDSTNPAITDSTKTEATDSTKTEATDSTNPVITDLTKTEATDSTNPAITDLTKTEATDSTKTEATDSTNPVITDLTKTEATDSTNPAITDSTKTEATDSTNPVITDQTKTETNSTSPETTNFGETQITELPKTEATDPLKTQTREIPKTEITASTKPQTAGSAKKHLHPEMHTSQKGKLDTCESYKDLDSCHYQIPALQEKFGLRNTEHITMYHCNCTARLARELAGEDEADMVHFWLLDFVSQSCFILPQNCTGSESCSTSFSNDAPFIGRWNKRAAVWRHLAAPKRIAKRFNNKRSKRKNSPIRLHKKCLRMHSKLHRPKTIKSKKAHQLYSK; encoded by the exons atgaatgGCCTCTGCCTTTCTCTGCTTATATTATCccttgttttagtttttttttatttttctgctgctGGTCACTTTTGGACATCTGGAAGAAACAGCTATTTTTGCCTCTGGACTAATTCTATTTCCAATGGACAGACACATTATATGTTCCTTCACCAGACTACAGTAGGCAAAGAGAGATCTTTTGTCTTATTTGACAGTATCTGGAACAAGGAAAACAGCCTGATAGAGTGCATTACAAGCAACAACCATGCTGTTATTAAAAGCTTTTCATCAAAGTGCTGGAAAGACAGAAGCAGGCTTTTCTCAGACATTCCAGATGGACGCTTTAACATCAGTAAGTTGATTGAACCTGATGGCCTCTGTGTAGATGTGGGACATTTACCGGAACTGAGACTGCCTGTGCGCAGGAAAAGAGACAATGAATATAAGGATAGCAAAACTGTTTACCAGAACAATGGAGAAACTTTCCAAAAGCCGAAGCGTTCAAAGCGGGCATGGATGATTCCAGGCACTCTGTGGTGTGGCTCTGGGAACAAAGCATCTGATTTTTCAGACTTAG GTTTATTTGAGGATACTGATAAGTGCTGTAGGGAGCATGACCACTGTGAGCAAACCATTTCGTCCTTTCAGTTTGGTTATGGCGTTTTCAACAGTCACTTCTTCACTTTATCACACTGTAACTGTGATAGCAA ATTTCGCCGCTGCCTTCATAATGCCAATGATAGGATGTCTGACATGGTAGGTTATGGCTACTTCAATGTCCTCAAGATGCGTTGCTTTGAATTTTCACAGAGATTGGAGTGTGCAGAAAGGACCTGGTGGGGCAT GTGTAAACACAGTCACATGACTACCTATGCTCTATTGAGAGATGCAACTGATTACAATTCCACATTATTGGAAGATGATAAACTGGATCTTAGCATCCATCACACAGTGTCATTTGGAGAGCTAACAGTTACTAATGACTGGGTAATGTCATCTGACATCGTCACTGAAGATGCCAGAAAAAAGCATTCATCAATGACAGTACCACAATCTGTTACAGTTAATAGATCTCAGCTGCCTAAACTTCATGAAGAAACACTAATGACACATATAACATACTCatccaaaacagaaaaaactgattcagaacagaaacaaacaacagtCTCCTTAAAATCAGTAATAACAAACTCACCAGTGACAAAAACAATAGATAGAACAACAGACTCAACAAACCCAGTGATAACAGACTCAACAAACACAGCAATAACAGACTTAACCAAAACAGAAGTGACAGACTCAACAAACCCAGTGATAACAGACTTAACAAAAACAGAAGCGACAGACTCAACAAACCCAGCAATAACAGACTTAACAAAAACAGAAGCAACAGACTCAACAAGAACAGAAGCAACAGACTCAACAAACCCAGTGATAACAGACTcaacaaaaacagaagcaacagactcaacaaaaacagaagcaaCAGACTCAACAAACCCAGCAATAACAGACTcaacaaaaacagaagcaaCAGACTCAAACCCAGCAATAACAGACTCAACAAAAACAGAAGCGACAGACTCAACAAACCCAGCAATAACAGACTcaacaaaaacagaagcaacagactcaacaaaaacagaagcaaCAGACTCAACAAACCCAGTGATAACAGACTTAACAAAAACAGAAGCAACAGACTCAACAAACCCAGCAATAACAGACTTAACAAAAACAGAAGCAACAGACTcaacaaaaacagaagcaaCAGACTCAACAAACCCAGTGATAACAGACTTAACAAAAACAGAAGCAACAGACTCAACAAACCCAGCAATAACAGACTcaacaaaaacagaagcaaCAGACTCAACAAACCCAGTGATAACAgaccaaacaaaaacagaaacaaactcaACAAGCCCAGAAACAACAAACTTTGGTGAGACACAAATAACAGAGTTGCCAAAAACAGAGGCAACAGACCCACTAAAGACCCAAACAAGAGAAATaccaaaaacagaaataacagcctcaaCAAAACCACAAACAGCAGGTTCAGCAAAGAAACACCTCCATCCTGAGATGCACACAAGTCAAAAAG GTAAACTGGACACCTGTGAGAGTTATAAAGACTTGGACTCCTGTCATTATCAGATACCTGCACTGCAGGAGAAATTTGGCCTGCGCAATACTGAACACATCACCATGTACCACTGCAACTGTACAGCCAG ACTTGCCAGAGAGCTGGCTGGAGAGGATGAAGCTGACATGGTTCATTTCTGGCTGCTGGACTTTGTGTCCCAATCCTGTTTCATTCTGCCTCAGAACTGCACTGGGAGTGAAAG TTGCTCCACCTCCTTTTCTAATGACGCGCCATTCATCGGGCGCTGGAACAAACGCGCGGCTGTTTGGCGACATCTAGCGGCTCCGAAGCGCATAGCAAAGCGATTCAACAACAAGCGGTCCAAGAGGAAAAACTCTCCAATCAGACTGCACAAAAAGTGTCTAAGGATGCACTCCAAGCTCCATAGACCGAAAAcgattaaaagtaaaaaagcgCATCAACTGTACAGCAAATGA